Sequence from the Cryptosporangium phraense genome:
GCCGGGAAGATCGTCGGCAGCACGACCGTGCGGAAGATCCGGAACGGGCGGGCGCCGAGGTCGCCGGCCGCGTCGAGCAGCGAGTCGGGCAGGCGCTCGAGCCCGGCGTAGACCGGCAGGATCATGTACGGGAGCCAGAGGTAGGCGAGCGTGATGGTCGTCGCGGACAGGCCGTAGCCGGGGGTGCCGCCGAGCCACGACAGGATGCCGTCGCCGGAGAACATCAGCCGCCACGCGTAGACCTTGACCAGGTAACTCGCCCAAAGCGGGGTCAGGATCGCGACGACCAGCCACCGCTGGGCCCGCGGCGACGCGACCTTGGCCATGTAGAACGCGACCGGCAGCGCGATCAGCGCGTCGATGACCGTGACGCCGATCGCGACGCCGATCGTCCGGAGCGAGATCGTCCGGTAGACCTGGCCGGTGAAGAGCTCGGTGAAGTTGTCGAGCGTCCAGGTGCGGACGACCTGGCCGGTGAAGTCGTTCACCGACCAGAACGCCGCCACGAACAACGCTGCCAACGACCCGAGATACGCCAGCCCGAGCCACAACAACGGCACGCTCAACAACAGCGCAAGCCGAGCCCTGGGCCGCCGATACAGCGCGGTGGAAAGCCGCCTCATCCCTTGATCTCGGTCCAGGCCTGGGTCCACTTGGCGTAGTCGGTGCACTTCACGTCGGTGCGGCCGTCCAGGCACTGGGTGATCGGCGTGCTCCAGTACCAGATCTGCTTCGCGTAGGCCTCGTCACCGGCGTGGTACGTCGTGCAGTGGTTCTTGTCCACCGTGAAGTCGCACGCCTTGGCGTTGCCCGGCGACTCACCGAAGTACTCCGCGACCTGCGCGTTCACCTTCGGGCTGATGATGTGGTCGAGCCACTTGTACGCGCACGTCTTGTGCTTCGACTTGGCCCCGACCATCCACGTGTCCGACCACCCAGTCGACCCCTCCGACGGCAGCACGGCCTCCACCGGAGCCTTCTCCGACTTCGCCACATTCGCGATGACCTGCCAGGTCGTCCCGATCGCCGAGTCACCCGACTTGAACGCCGAGACTTCCTTCAGGTAGTCGCTCCAGTACTCGCCGACGTTCGCCTTCTGCTTCTTCAAAAGATCGACGGCCGCCCCGAACTGCTTGTCGTCGAGCGCGTACGGGTTCTTGATGCCGAGGTCGGGCTGGTGCTTCATCAGGTACAGGGCCGCGTCGGCGATGTAGATCGGCGAGTCGTACGCGGTGACCTTGCCCTTCGTCGCCGCGTTGTCCTCGAACACGGCACTCCACGACGTCGGCGCCGGCTTCACCACGTCGGTGCGGTACATCAGCAGGTTCGCGCCCCACCCGTGCGGGATCCCGTACGAGACGCCCTTGACGCTGTTCCAGGCCTGGTTCTTCAGGAACGGGAAGACGTCCTGGTAGTTCGGCACCAGGCCGGTGTTGACCGGCTCCACGTCCCCACCGGCGATCAACCGCAGCGACGCGTCACCGGACGCGGACACCACGTCGTACTGGCCGGTCTTCATCAGCGAGACGGCCTCGTCGGAGGTACCGAACACCTTCACGTTGACCTGACACCCGGTCGACTTCTCGAACGGCGTCACCCAGTCGACCTTCGGGTCGTTCGACCCGTCCTCGGCGTACCCGGCCCAGGCCAGCACGTTCAGCGCGCCCTCGGGCGTCCCGAGCTTGTCCAGCGCCGACAGCTTCGGCGGGGTGAAACCCGCGTTGGTTCCCGAGGACGACCCGGAGTCGTCGGACGTCCCGCACGCAGCGGCCGCGAGGACCAGCGTCGCGACCATCGCACCGGCAAACGATTTGCGTAACTTCACGGTGGCCTGCTTTCTCAGGAGGTGGAGGAGAGAGCGTGCGTGCGATTCCAGCTCAGCTGGACGCGGTCCCCGCGGCTGATGCCGGCCGGGTCGCCTTCGTTCTGGCGTTGCGCCACCAGTTGGCCGCCGGCGTCGAGGTCCACCACGTACCGGGTGGAGGCGCCGAGGTAGATCGTCTCGAGGACGGTCCCGTCCGCGGTCGCGTCCCCGGGGGCCGGCGACCCGATGCGGATCTTCTCCGGCCGAATGCTGACGGTGTCCGGCGCGCCGAGGATCGTCGTGGCGGGCTCGCCGGACAGCAGATTCGTCATGCCGACGAACCCGGCGACGAAATCGTTGACCGGCCGCTCGTACAGCTCAGCCGGCGACGCGATCTGCTCGAGGCGGCCCGCCCGCACCACCGCGACCCGGTCGCTCATCGTCAGCGCCTCGTCCTGGTCGTGCGTGACCAGCACGAACGTAATTCCGACGTCCCGCTGCAACTGCTTGAGCTCGACCTGCATCTCCAGCCGGAGCGCGCGGTCGAGCGCGCCCAGCGGCTCGTCGAGCAGCAGCACCTTGGGCCGGTTGACCAGCGCGCGAGCCAGCGCGACCCGCTGCCGCTGGCCGCCCGAGAGCTGACCGGGCCGCCGATCGCCGAACCCGTCGAGCCGGACCGACGTCAGCGCGGCCAGAGCCCGCTCCCGGCGCTCGGCCTTGCCGACCTTCTTGACCTTCAATCCATATTCGACGTTCCCCAGCACGGTGAGGTGCGGGAATAGCGCGTAGTCCTGGAACACCGTGTTGACGTCCCGGTCGTACGGCGGCAGCGTCGTGACCTCGGTGCCCGACAGCAGCACCTGGCCGCTGGTCGGCAGCTCGAACCCGGCGATCATCCGGAGCAGCGTGGTCTTGCCCGAACCGGACGGCCCGAGCAGCGAGAAGAACTCGCCGTCGGGGATCTCGAGATCGACGCCGGCGACGGCCTCCACCTCGCCGAACGTCTTGCGCAGCCCGCGCAGCTCGATCGCGGGAGCATTCAACGGAACTCCTGGGGGGACGAAGGCGTTGGATCGACCACGGGCCGAAACCTATGACGTCATAGTTCACAGCACAATATGGGCCCTCTGGAATTTATCGTCGAGTAACAGAGTGCACAAAGGAGGGTGGAGGGATGCGACGGGTCTCCCGGGGTCCGCGCTCCGCGGTGTTCGCACCGTTGGAAAGCTTGAGCCGGACCGAGCTGGTCACCCACCGTCTCGCCGACGCGATCGTGCTCGGGCTGCTCATCCACGACGAGCAGCTGCCGAGCGAGACCGACCTGGCCAACGGCTTCGGCGTCTCGACGGTCACGGTCCGGGAAGCGCTCACCATCCTTCGCCAGCGCGGGCTGATCGAGACCCGCCGGGGCCGCGGTGGCGGCAGCTTCGTCCGCTCCCCCGGCGAGGACGCGCCCGGTGCGCTGCACGACCGGCTGCGCGATCTGAGCCCGGGGACATTACGGGACATCGGTGACCACTACGCGGCGATCCGGGGGGCGTCCGCGGCGCTCGCGGCCGAGCGCGCCGACCACGACGACGTCGACCGGTTGTCGGCCGCCGTGTCGGCACTGGAGTCCGCGGCTACGCCCGGTGACCGGCGAAGAGCCGACGGACACTTCTGGATCGAGGTCGCCGCGGCCGCCCAGTCGGCCCGGCTGACCCGGGCCGAGCTCGCGCTGCAGACCGAGGTCGGCCCGTTGTTCTGGCTGGTCCTGGAGGACTCGTCGGCGCAGGCGCCGGCCGTCTCGCGCTCCCGCGCGGTCACCGCCGCGATCGCGTCCGGCGACGGCACCGCGGCCCGGGCCGCGGCCGAGGACCGCGTCGTCGATGCTGTGAAAACCTTGACCGAACGTCACCTCGAATTGGTACGCGAGGTTGCGGGATGATCCGGTGGTGGATCGCTCGCCTGCCCATCTGACCGCGGCACCGCTGGAACCGGCCGTGGCCGGGGTGGTGACCGCGGTCCGCGCGGTCGTCGAGGGCGTCTTCGCCGACGTCGCCGCCCTCCGCCAGGGTGTCGAGGCGCTCTTCGAGCGCGCCGGCGCTCCGGTCGTCCGCGACGATCTCGCCGAGCTGTACCCCTCGCTCACTGCTCCACTGCGGACGCCCGGCGGGCCGGCCAAGGGAGCCGGGTTCGTGGCCGCGCCGCACGTGCTCGCCGACGCACCGTGGTGGCTCGAGTGGTGGATCCGCGAGCCGAGCGGCGAGCCGAGCCGGCTGATCGTCGACGTCGACCCGGACGGCGAGCATTTCTACGACTACACGACCCTGCCCTGGTACCGGGATCCGGCGCGCACCGGCCTGCGCAACGTCACCGGGCCGTACGTCGACTACCTCTGCACCGACGAGTACACGCTGACGTTCACCGAGTCGGTGCGCAGCGGCGGCCGGTTCCTCGGGGTCGTCGGAACCGACGTCGACGTGGACCGGTTCGAGGTGACCGTGCTGCCGTCGCTGCGCGCGGTGCCGGGCGCGGCGACGCTGATCAACGCGCACGGACGGGTGATCGCGTCGAACTCGCCGCACCGGAGCGGAGGGTCGCTGGTGCGTGACGTGGACGTGGCCGAGATGTGGGCGGCCGGCGATCCCCGGTTGATTCCGTGCGGGAACTTCCCGATCGGGCTGCTTCTCGTCCCTTAGAGGCTCGTTCCTCAGAGGCAGGGGGCGTCGGCGGGCCAGCGCTCGGCCAGCACCAGGTGGAAGTGGCCGACGTCGCCGAATTCTTCGAGCCCCCGGTAGTCGTGGGCCACCCGGACGAAGCCCGGCGGGACCTCCAGCGCGAGGGCCAGGCCGAGCTGGTCGCGGGCGTCGGCGGTGGTGGCGGCCTCGACGCCGTCGAGCACGCTGAACAGGTCGGCGGTCATCCCGGACGGGGCCGGATCGACCCGGACCCGGTGGCCGGCGTTCTCGACCCGCATGCCGGCCGGGACGCGCTCGCGGTAGTAGCGGGCGCAGGCGTCCAGCCGCTCCTGCTGCTCGGCCGTGGGGGCGTCGGCGCCGTAGAGCGGAGGTAAGAACTCGAAGCGCAGGCCGTCGTGGACGACGCCGTGACCCTCGAGCGGGACCTGGACCGTCTCCTCGTCGACGTCGGCCCGTTCGCGGACCAGGGCCCGGGCCGTCGGGAGGTCGGGCGCCGGGGCCAGGATCTCGCCGGAGGCGAGGATCGGCTCCCAGCCGTCGTCGGTGTGCCGGTACGTCACGTCCACGCGGCCATCCTGCCGGATGCGGAGCTAATGCACGGGGCGCGTCAGCGCCGAGAGGATCAGGATGCTGAGGCGGCGGGCCAGGTCCTTGGTGAACCCGGCGTCCTCGGCCGCCTCCTCGACGATCTGGCCGACGGTGGCGGTGCCGAGGCTGCTGAGGTGCGGGAGCGTGGTGGCGGCTCCGGCGATCAGCCGGCTGCGGGCCGCCTGGCGGTTTCGGTGCCACCGCGAGACGCCGTTGTGGTGGCGGGTGCCGACGTGTCCGAGCGCGCCGGTCGCGGCGCAGGTGAGGACGGCCAGGGAGAGGGCCGTGACGAGGTCGGCGTCGTCGCCGCCGAGCTCGAGGGCGAGCGGGTCGTGGCGCTTGGCTCCGGAGAGGGCCCAGTGGATGACCCGGCGTCGGAGGATGGGGTCGGCGAAGAAGCGGTCGGCGACCACCGGGAAGCGGTCGAGTTCTTCGGGGGCGAGCTCGCGGACGATGAGCTCGGCGGCGCCTCCGACGGTGTCGGGGCCGAGTTCCGGGAAGTCGTCGTCGTAGTCGTAGTCGTAGTCCTCGAAGTCTTGCGGCTCCTCGGGCTCCGGCGGCTCTTCGGGCTCCGGCGATTCTTCGGGCTCGGGTTCGGGTTCCGGCTCGGTGTCGGCCGGCGGGTCCGGAGGGGGTGGCGGCGGAGGCGGGTTGAAGTCCGACTCGTCGAGATCCATCCAGCGCCAGGCGGACGCCTCCGGCGCGTCCCCGCGCCAGACGACCTCACCTTCGATGACGGCCCCGGCGCCGCTGGCGGCGTAGGAGTTGAACACCAGACGGGTGGTGGGAATGTCGTCTTCGTCCAAGTAGGGCGCGTAATAGGTGTTCACCACGAACGGCACGGTGGGTGCGTCGTCGTCGTCGAACGGAACGGTCATACGCACCTCCCCGGCGTAAAGACGCTTCAGGGGTTAATTCGACGCCAGATCCAGATACTTGAGCGCTGGATCCCCCGGGCCGATCTCGTATCCGGACGCACCGGACCCACCCGCCGAACCACCGCGCCACGACCACAGCAGAACTCCGGCCACCCCGGCCCGCTCCTGGGCCGCGATCTTGCGGCCGATCACCGCACCCCGCTCGTCGACCCCGCCGACCCGATCGGCCCGCACCCCCATCTCCCCGACGATCAGCGGCTTGCCCAGGGCCGCCGCCTGCCTGAGCCGGGCGGCCAGGCCGTTCCACCGATCGCCGGGCAGCTCCTCGACCGCGTAGTCGTGGTATTCGGCGACGTCGACGACCGGGAGCCGGTGCAGCGCCTCCCACTCACGATCGACCGCACCGCACTGACCGCTGCCCGCCGTACCCACGCTGACCAGGTGATACGGGTCGACGGCGTGCAGCAGGCCACCGACGTCCGCGGTGAAGTTCCGGAGCAGGCCGGCCGCCGACGGCGGGCAGGCACCCCCGAGCGACGCACCGGGTTCGGGCTCGTTGACCAGCTGCCAGATCATGATCGTCGGGTCGTGCCGGTAGCGTTCCGCGACCTCACGCACCCACTCCCGGTAGGTCGCCGGCTGGCCGGGCGGCGGGGCGTCCCGGTACCCCGCCCGGTACCAGGCGTCGGTCTTGTACCCGGCCTCGGCCGAGGGGTAGCCCTCGCAGTCCGCCCACTGATTGCCCAGCACGGCGATGATCTTCAGCCGGTGCCGACGGGCCGCGGCGACGATCCCGTCGAGCCCCGACCAGTCCCGCCGCCCGTCGGACGTCGTCGCCAGCCGCTGGAAGAACCAGGTGCGGACGACCTGGACACCGGGGCCGAACGAGGAAGCGTCGACGTCGAGGTTGCTCGGGTCGCCACAGAAGCGTGCGCTCTCCGAAAAATCCGTGGCCGCATTCCAGACATTCAAGCCACCGAAGCGAAATGGTGCTCCGTCGAGGAAAAGCTGACCTTGCACGCTTGTGACGTATTCCTCCCGGTAACTCGCTCCGCCCAGGCCCACCATGATCAGTCCCATCACGAGCAGCGTCCGAAAGGAGAATCGGGACGGCCCCCGTGGTGCCGCATGACGCGCACGATGCACTCGGGTCACCGTACTTTCTTACGCTGCCGAATGGAGGTCAATGACTCGGAACGGCCGATGAAGCGTCCCCTAGCTTTAACCTATGGGTAACGTAGGAACCGCGATTCGCCACTACGTTTGATTCGCTGTCTCCATCGGGTCGTCGATGACCCACGGTCGAATACCGCGCGACGCAGCGGTCGCAGACACGCTTCAGCACTAGCCGTTCCCAAGCACCCATCAGCAGGGGTGATCGGACGGGGGGACATCTGTGCTTTCTTCACTGCCTACCTCGCGATGGTTCCGAGACGTCCGTCTTCGTCAAAGGTAGGTCCGAACAGCGCCATATTCTACCCATCGGGCATAACTCGCGAAGCTCCCCGGTGGGCGCGATATTTCTTCCGCTTTTCCTCAGCTGATTCGGCTGCGCCCATTTCGTCGGCGCGCCATTTCGGCTCTCAGTAATGCGCTCGAGGTTCGAAATGGAGCCGGCTCGTGGCCGACGTACCCGATTCCGATCCCCATCCGAAACCCGTCGCCGACGGCGATGACGGTCCCTTACTCCTCGCGACTCGACCGGTGGAATCGAATTCTCTTTCGACCGCCGAATCACCCTCCCCCGAAAAGACCATTGCGGCTCCACCGAGCGCCCGACGCCGACTCGATTGGCGTCCGCCTTTTCGCGTCGCTCTGGTGGCCGTCGCCATCGCCTTACTGGTGGCCGGCACGGCCGACCGGCTCTGGCCGGTCGTGCAGTCGGCGGGGATCCGGTCGTACCTGATCGCCGCGATCGCGGCCGGCGTCGTCGCGGTCCTCGTCCGCGGACGCCCGAGCCCCGACGAACCGAACATCCACGACCGGCAGGTCGACTACCTCGTCGGGCTGCCGCTGCTGGGCGCCTCGCTCTTCGTGGTCACCGCCCTGCCCGGGCGGTTCGGCCCCCAGTTCTGGACGTCCTACGCCGGGCTGATCTGCGTCCCGTTGTTCCTGGCCGGTGCGCTGGCGCTGGTGTTCGGCACGCGCGCGCTCTGGCGGCTCCGGCTGACGCTGACGCTCCTGACGATCGTCTTCCTCCCGATCTCCGACCCGGTGATCACGGCGATCAACGAGGCCCTGCGCCGTCCGTTCCTGGCCGGGGTCCGGGCGGCCGGGGGTGGCGACTCGATCGCGTACTTCGAGTCGGCGCTGAGCGGCCTCGCCGGTCCGCTGGCCTTCCTGGTCGTCGTCGTCCTGCTGACCGCGACGGCCTCCCGGCGGGCCGAGGCGATCCGCCGGTTCGCCTGGCTGTCCGGTCTCGGCCTCGCGGTTCTGGTGACCCGGCTGGGCGGCGGGCTGGTCGCCGCCAGTTACGGGCCGGAGGCCGTCCACGCGGTTCTCGGCCCGCTGAACGACCTCTACGCCTTCCTGGTCTTCCTGGCCGCGACCAGCGTCCAGATCGTGCTGGCCGAGCGCCAGGGACGGCGGCCGGCCGTGGGCGTCGTCCGCGGACGACCGGTCGGCCGGGCCCGGGTCGCGCTCGTCATCGTCACCGCGACGGCGGTCGCGGTGGCCTGGCTCGGCCTGTCCACCGACCGTCGGTCCGACCTGCTGTCCGGCGCCGAGACCACGGCCGAGACCTGGAGCGCGCGATGACCGCGAACGACCTGGCCCCGGCCGAGAGGCCGGTGGCGGCCGCCGCCGTACCCTCCCGCCTGTCGGCGCGCGACCGGCTCTCGACCGGCCAGCGGGTGACGTTCGTCGTGGTGGCGGTCGTGCTGGTCGCCGGCCTGACGCTGGCGACGATGCCGACGCTGGTCGTTCTCGTCGCGGTGATCAGCGTCGCCTACCTGGCGATCTTCGCCGAACGGCTGATCCTGCTCCGGAAGGCGCTGACCGACCCGGGGACGCTCACGATCACGCCGGAGGAAGCGGCGGCCGTTCCCGACTCGGACCTGCCGATCTACACCGTGCTGATCCCCGCCTACCGGGAGCCGCAGGTGCTCCCGCACCTGCTGCACGCCATCACCGAGCTCGACTACCCACCGGACAAGCTCGATGTGATCCTCCTGCTCGAGGAGGACGACGAGGAGACCTACGCGGCCGCGACCGCGGTGGACCTGCCCGGCTACTTCCGCGTGCTGCGGGTGCCGTACTCCGAGCCGCGAACCAAGCCCAAGGCCTGCAACGTCGGGCTGGAACTGGCCCGGGGCACGCTGGTGACGATCTTCGACGCCGAAGACCGGCCCGAGCCGCTCCAGCTCCGCCGGGCCGCGGTCGCGTTCGCCGACCTGCCGCCGGGCGTCGTCTGCCTGCAGGCGAAGCTCGCCTACTTCAACCACGACCAGAACATCATCACGAACTGGTTCACCACCGAGTACGCGATGTGGTTCGAGCAGATGCTGCCCGGGCTGGTCCGGCAGGACGCCCCGATCCCCCTCGGCGGGACGTCGAACCACTTCCGGACCGACGTCCTGCGTCGGCTGGGCGGGTGGGACCCGTTCAACGTGACCGAAGACGCCGACCTCGGCGTCCGGTTGCACCGCGCCGGGTACCGGACGCTCGTCCTCGACTCGGTCACGCTGGAAGAGGCCAACAGCGACGCGATCAACTGGTTGAAGCAGCGTTCCCGCTGGTACAAGGGCTACCTGCAGACGTGGCTGGTGCACTCCCGGCATCCGATCCAGCTCACCCGCGAGATCGGGCTGCTCGGCCTGCTGCGGTTCAACCTGTTCGTCGGGGGAACGCCGCTGCTCGCGCTGCTGAACCCGGTGCTGTGGGCGCTCACCCTGATGTGGTTCGTCGGGGAGCTGGGGTTCATCGATCGGCTCTTCCCGACCTGGTTGTACTTCATCGGGCTGGCCTGTCTGGTCCTCGGCAACTTCACGTTCGTCTACTGCAACGTCGTGGCCGCGCGGGTGACCGGCATTCCGTCGCTCGTGTCGCGGGCGCTGCTCTCCCCCGCCTACTGGGTGCTCATGTCGCTGGCCGCCTGCAAGGCGCTCGTGCAGCTGGTGGTGGCCCCGTCGTTCTGGGAGAAGACGACGCACGGCCTGGGCGCGACGGTTCCGGTCCCGGTGACCTCCGAGGTGACCCATGCCAACGCTTGATCAGGACGGCCCCACCCGGGTCCTGGCCCCGGTCCGTCCTTCGTCGGAGCGCCCGGACCGGGTGGCACCGTGGCGTCGGCCGGGCGTCCTGCTCTTCGCGGCCGCCGCCGCGCTCTACCTCGCCGGTGGCCTGTGGCTGAGCCTGTCGGCCGACAGCGTCATGTCGGACGCGTTGAGCCGCACCGCCAACGGCTACTACCCGGTGTTCAGCCGGGACCCGCACCTGGCCGCGATCGGCTTCGTCTGGAACCCGCTGCCGTCGCTGGTCGAGCTCCCGATGCTGCTCCTGACGCCGCTGTGGGGGGCGATCGCGAACCACGGCGTCGCTGCGATCGTCCAGTCGGCGCTGTTCATGGCCGGCGCGGTCTACCAGGTGCAGCGCTCGATGGACGCGCTCGGTGTGGGCCGGCGGGTCGGCTGGGTGCTCACCGCACTGTTCGCGCTGCACCCCGAGATCGCCTACTACGGAATGAACGGGATGAGCGAAGCCTCGTACCTGTTCTTCCTGCTCCTCGCCGTCCACCAGCTGATCCGCTGGATCACGTCCGGACGGTCGAACTCGCTCGCCGCGGCCGGGCTGGCGCTCGGCGCGGCCTACCTGACCCGATACGAGTCGGTCGCGGCCGGCTTGGCCGCCACCGTCGCGGTGGCGCTGATCAGTTACGCGCGGGCCGACGGTTCCCGCGCCTTCCGGTGGGCGACCGCACGGGCCGACGCGGTGGTCCTCGCGACCCCGTTCGTGTTCTCGGTGACGACCTGGGCGCTGACCAGCTGGCTCATCGTCGGCTCGCCGTTCGCGCAGTTCACGTCCGTCAACGGGAACACCGCGCAGACGAAGCTGGCCTCGGCGGGCATCAACGCGATCGTCGGGCAGCCCGGTGGCGCGTTGAGCTACCTGCTGCACCAGTCCTGGGTGCTGCAGCCGTTCGGGATCGTGCTGATCGTCGCCGCGGTGGTTCGGTGCTGGTACCGGCGGGACCCGGTGCTGCTCGCGCCGGTCTCGGTGCTGGCCGGTGCGTACGGCTTCTCGGTGCTCGCGCTGCTGGCCGGCCAGACGTTCGGCTGGTTGCGGTTCTCGATCACGATCGTGCCGCTCGTCGTGTTCGCCGGTGCGATCCTGCTGCGACCGGCGCCGGCGCGCTCTGTGCTCGGGGATCGCGTCGATGCGCGGGTTGCTGCTGTGGTGGTGGTCGTGCTGCTCGGCGTCGCGTTGCCCGCGGCGGCCCACGGCATGCTCAACCCGGGGCTGGCGCGGGAGGAGTCGTACTTTCTCACCGGGATCTTCGCTCCCGACCGGGCCAGCAAGGAGCAGAAGCAGGTCCGGCACCGGTACGAGCAGGACCGCACGCTGGCCGGCTGGCTCGACCGTCAGCACCTTCCCGAGGGCGCGGTGCTCCTCGATGCGGCCGTCGGCTACGACGTCGTGCTCTCGTCGGAGCGCCCGCGGCA
This genomic interval carries:
- a CDS encoding ABC transporter permease, which translates into the protein MRRLSTALYRRPRARLALLLSVPLLWLGLAYLGSLAALFVAAFWSVNDFTGQVVRTWTLDNFTELFTGQVYRTISLRTIGVAIGVTVIDALIALPVAFYMAKVASPRAQRWLVVAILTPLWASYLVKVYAWRLMFSGDGILSWLGGTPGYGLSATTITLAYLWLPYMILPVYAGLERLPDSLLDAAGDLGARPFRIFRTVVLPTIFPAVVAGSIFTFSLSLGDYIAVRIVGGTKQLLGNVVYDNIGAANNLPFAAAVATVPVVIMLVYLAAVRRTGALENL
- a CDS encoding ABC transporter substrate-binding protein: MKLRKSFAGAMVATLVLAAAACGTSDDSGSSSGTNAGFTPPKLSALDKLGTPEGALNVLAWAGYAEDGSNDPKVDWVTPFEKSTGCQVNVKVFGTSDEAVSLMKTGQYDVVSASGDASLRLIAGGDVEPVNTGLVPNYQDVFPFLKNQAWNSVKGVSYGIPHGWGANLLMYRTDVVKPAPTSWSAVFEDNAATKGKVTAYDSPIYIADAALYLMKHQPDLGIKNPYALDDKQFGAAVDLLKKQKANVGEYWSDYLKEVSAFKSGDSAIGTTWQVIANVAKSEKAPVEAVLPSEGSTGWSDTWMVGAKSKHKTCAYKWLDHIISPKVNAQVAEYFGESPGNAKACDFTVDKNHCTTYHAGDEAYAKQIWYWSTPITQCLDGRTDVKCTDYAKWTQAWTEIKG
- a CDS encoding ABC transporter ATP-binding protein — protein: MNAPAIELRGLRKTFGEVEAVAGVDLEIPDGEFFSLLGPSGSGKTTLLRMIAGFELPTSGQVLLSGTEVTTLPPYDRDVNTVFQDYALFPHLTVLGNVEYGLKVKKVGKAERRERALAALTSVRLDGFGDRRPGQLSGGQRQRVALARALVNRPKVLLLDEPLGALDRALRLEMQVELKQLQRDVGITFVLVTHDQDEALTMSDRVAVVRAGRLEQIASPAELYERPVNDFVAGFVGMTNLLSGEPATTILGAPDTVSIRPEKIRIGSPAPGDATADGTVLETIYLGASTRYVVDLDAGGQLVAQRQNEGDPAGISRGDRVQLSWNRTHALSSTS
- a CDS encoding FadR/GntR family transcriptional regulator, whose translation is MRRVSRGPRSAVFAPLESLSRTELVTHRLADAIVLGLLIHDEQLPSETDLANGFGVSTVTVREALTILRQRGLIETRRGRGGGSFVRSPGEDAPGALHDRLRDLSPGTLRDIGDHYAAIRGASAALAAERADHDDVDRLSAAVSALESAATPGDRRRADGHFWIEVAAAAQSARLTRAELALQTEVGPLFWLVLEDSSAQAPAVSRSRAVTAAIASGDGTAARAAAEDRVVDAVKTLTERHLELVREVAG
- a CDS encoding cache domain-containing protein, translated to MDRSPAHLTAAPLEPAVAGVVTAVRAVVEGVFADVAALRQGVEALFERAGAPVVRDDLAELYPSLTAPLRTPGGPAKGAGFVAAPHVLADAPWWLEWWIREPSGEPSRLIVDVDPDGEHFYDYTTLPWYRDPARTGLRNVTGPYVDYLCTDEYTLTFTESVRSGGRFLGVVGTDVDVDRFEVTVLPSLRAVPGAATLINAHGRVIASNSPHRSGGSLVRDVDVAEMWAAGDPRLIPCGNFPIGLLLVP
- a CDS encoding cellulase family glycosylhydrolase; amino-acid sequence: MNVWNAATDFSESARFCGDPSNLDVDASSFGPGVQVVRTWFFQRLATTSDGRRDWSGLDGIVAAARRHRLKIIAVLGNQWADCEGYPSAEAGYKTDAWYRAGYRDAPPPGQPATYREWVREVAERYRHDPTIMIWQLVNEPEPGASLGGACPPSAAGLLRNFTADVGGLLHAVDPYHLVSVGTAGSGQCGAVDREWEALHRLPVVDVAEYHDYAVEELPGDRWNGLAARLRQAAALGKPLIVGEMGVRADRVGGVDERGAVIGRKIAAQERAGVAGVLLWSWRGGSAGGSGASGYEIGPGDPALKYLDLASN
- a CDS encoding glycosyltransferase translates to MTANDLAPAERPVAAAAVPSRLSARDRLSTGQRVTFVVVAVVLVAGLTLATMPTLVVLVAVISVAYLAIFAERLILLRKALTDPGTLTITPEEAAAVPDSDLPIYTVLIPAYREPQVLPHLLHAITELDYPPDKLDVILLLEEDDEETYAAATAVDLPGYFRVLRVPYSEPRTKPKACNVGLELARGTLVTIFDAEDRPEPLQLRRAAVAFADLPPGVVCLQAKLAYFNHDQNIITNWFTTEYAMWFEQMLPGLVRQDAPIPLGGTSNHFRTDVLRRLGGWDPFNVTEDADLGVRLHRAGYRTLVLDSVTLEEANSDAINWLKQRSRWYKGYLQTWLVHSRHPIQLTREIGLLGLLRFNLFVGGTPLLALLNPVLWALTLMWFVGELGFIDRLFPTWLYFIGLACLVLGNFTFVYCNVVAARVTGIPSLVSRALLSPAYWVLMSLAACKALVQLVVAPSFWEKTTHGLGATVPVPVTSEVTHANA
- a CDS encoding glycosyltransferase family 39 protein, whose amino-acid sequence is MPTLDQDGPTRVLAPVRPSSERPDRVAPWRRPGVLLFAAAAALYLAGGLWLSLSADSVMSDALSRTANGYYPVFSRDPHLAAIGFVWNPLPSLVELPMLLLTPLWGAIANHGVAAIVQSALFMAGAVYQVQRSMDALGVGRRVGWVLTALFALHPEIAYYGMNGMSEASYLFFLLLAVHQLIRWITSGRSNSLAAAGLALGAAYLTRYESVAAGLAATVAVALISYARADGSRAFRWATARADAVVLATPFVFSVTTWALTSWLIVGSPFAQFTSVNGNTAQTKLASAGINAIVGQPGGALSYLLHQSWVLQPFGIVLIVAAVVRCWYRRDPVLLAPVSVLAGAYGFSVLALLAGQTFGWLRFSITIVPLVVFAGAILLRPAPARSVLGDRVDARVAAVVVVVLLGVALPAAAHGMLNPGLAREESYFLTGIFAPDRASKEQKQVRHRYEQDRTLAGWLDRQHLPEGAVLLDAAVGYDVVLSSERPRQFAITPDRDFPLLLGDPGAHGVRYLVTRPVATGAPADAISDAYPDLARNPSFELVRVEPNRGDLPAWHVYAVR